The Capillibacterium thermochitinicola sequence GAAACCAGGGGGTAGAAAAGATGAAAACGAAACGCTATGACCAGGATTTTAAAGAACAAATCGTTAGAGAATGCCAAGAAGTCGGTAATGTTGCACTGGTAGCCCGGCGTCACGGTCTTTCCAAAAATACAGTACACAATTGGCTTAAG is a genomic window containing:
- a CDS encoding transposase, producing the protein MKTKRYDQDFKEQIVRECQEVGNVALVARRHGLSKNTVHNWLK